In Planctomycetaceae bacterium, the following proteins share a genomic window:
- a CDS encoding NAD(+)/NADH kinase, with translation MTDAPLKLIVLTGSERPEVRDAWDELIPFLNSVGGVEVVGTYSRHQKIPPGQSADLVVVLGGDGSVLRGCRQLGTRQIPIVGVNLGRLGFLTDLSPEDFREGFSLLKSGQYTIVEHLMFECEHRGANGLVHKDLGLNEVTITSGGSLKMLDIHLEIDAEEITTFSCDGLIVSTPVGSTAHNLSAGGPILRQELEVFAITPICPHTLTVRPIVDSADRTIVLSVADPPRGVMMVIDGQIHRPISAGDRIIVRRASPTFKLVRMPGHSYYGTLHRKLGWHGQLDYRERRGG, from the coding sequence ATGACAGACGCACCCTTAAAGCTCATCGTGCTGACGGGCAGTGAACGGCCGGAAGTGCGTGATGCGTGGGACGAACTGATTCCGTTTCTCAATTCCGTCGGCGGCGTCGAGGTGGTGGGCACATATTCTCGTCACCAGAAAATTCCCCCGGGACAAAGCGCGGATCTGGTTGTCGTGCTGGGCGGTGACGGTTCAGTGCTGCGAGGCTGCCGTCAGCTGGGCACTCGACAGATTCCGATTGTCGGAGTCAATCTTGGTCGGCTTGGCTTTCTGACTGACCTGAGCCCGGAGGATTTTCGAGAAGGGTTCTCTCTTCTGAAATCCGGTCAGTACACGATTGTCGAACATCTGATGTTTGAATGCGAACACAGAGGCGCTAACGGTCTCGTTCACAAAGATCTGGGACTCAACGAGGTCACAATTACGTCCGGCGGATCTCTGAAGATGCTGGATATTCATCTTGAAATTGATGCCGAAGAAATCACGACATTCAGCTGTGACGGTCTCATTGTCAGTACACCGGTGGGTTCGACGGCTCATAATCTTTCTGCTGGTGGACCAATTCTCCGGCAGGAACTGGAAGTCTTTGCCATCACGCCGATTTGTCCGCACACACTGACCGTCCGACCGATTGTCGATTCGGCTGATCGCACGATTGTCCTTTCTGTCGCCGACCCGCCGCGCGGAGTCATGATGGTCATTGACGGTCAGATTCACCGACCCATTTCTGCGGGCGATCGCATCATCGTTCGGCGAGCTTCACCGACGTTCAAGCTGGTCCGCATGCCAGGTCACAGCTACTACGGAACGCTCCATCGAAAGCTGGGCTGGCATGGTCAGCTTGATTACAGGGAACGCCGCGGGGGCTGA
- the tsaE gene encoding tRNA (adenosine(37)-N6)-threonylcarbamoyltransferase complex ATPase subunit type 1 TsaE codes for MSESILFDSHCESDTDKLAQQMAGVLTSQHMIALNGQLGSGKTRFVRALCAALEIDTDQVNSPTFVLLQLYSGGRIPVAHFDTYRLADVDEFLAIGGDDFLNNGESLCLVEWADRIAEVLPADRLDVTIEQTGEHSRRFHMTATGPQSSVVTRHLQAAIPML; via the coding sequence ATGTCCGAATCCATACTCTTTGACAGCCATTGTGAATCTGACACCGATAAGCTCGCCCAGCAGATGGCAGGCGTGCTGACATCGCAACACATGATTGCTCTGAACGGTCAATTGGGTTCGGGTAAGACGCGATTTGTGCGTGCTCTTTGCGCTGCCCTTGAAATCGATACTGATCAGGTCAACAGTCCCACCTTTGTACTGTTGCAGTTGTATTCGGGGGGCCGAATTCCTGTTGCCCATTTTGATACCTATCGTCTGGCCGACGTTGACGAGTTTCTGGCGATCGGTGGCGATGATTTTCTGAACAACGGCGAATCTCTTTGTCTGGTTGAATGGGCCGACCGAATTGCTGAGGTTCTGCCGGCCGATCGTCTGGATGTTACGATTGAACAAACGGGCGAACATTCTCGTCGATTTCACATGACAGCCACCGGGCCGCAATCGTCCGTTGTCACCAGACATTTGCAGGCAGCAATTCCCATGCTGTAA
- a CDS encoding SDR family oxidoreductase, which translates to MPDSQSTLTSTSPTANRVAIVTGASAGIGRVIGQRLASQNFTVVLAARSEEKLRSLRSELQSKGQHCEYVVTDVSDPNDLERLVTRTLEQFGRIDVLVNNAGIDCFSEFAKVSTEQILQTIEINLTGTILLTRLVLPHMQQRQSGSIINMASTAGKHGPAYGAVYAATKAGLVGFTQGLRGELKSTGVNVTAICPGFTRDGGIYDRIVAATSKRTSPLMGSTTADKVADAVLNAIKNGQPEIIVNWPPMRPIFALREMFPRLGEYLILAASRRFLRRAAMMHANDQLKE; encoded by the coding sequence ATGCCAGACTCTCAATCGACTCTCACCTCGACATCTCCAACTGCCAATCGAGTAGCGATTGTTACCGGGGCATCGGCGGGAATTGGCCGCGTTATTGGGCAGCGTCTGGCCAGCCAGAACTTCACCGTTGTCCTGGCCGCGCGGTCCGAGGAAAAACTTCGGTCACTCAGGTCCGAGCTGCAGTCGAAAGGCCAGCACTGCGAATACGTCGTGACAGACGTTTCTGATCCTAATGATCTGGAACGCCTGGTTACAAGAACGCTCGAACAATTCGGCCGCATCGATGTCCTGGTCAATAACGCAGGGATCGATTGTTTTTCAGAATTTGCGAAGGTATCCACTGAACAGATTCTTCAGACAATTGAAATCAATCTGACCGGAACCATTCTGCTGACAAGGCTGGTGCTGCCGCATATGCAGCAACGTCAGTCAGGATCCATCATCAACATGGCGTCGACAGCAGGTAAGCACGGTCCGGCCTATGGGGCCGTCTACGCAGCGACAAAAGCCGGACTTGTCGGATTTACTCAGGGCCTGCGCGGGGAATTAAAATCGACGGGTGTCAATGTGACTGCCATCTGTCCCGGGTTCACACGAGACGGTGGTATTTATGATCGCATTGTCGCGGCCACCAGCAAGCGGACTTCACCGCTGATGGGAAGTACGACCGCCGACAAAGTGGCAGACGCAGTTCTGAATGCCATTAAAAACGGCCAACCGGAAATCATCGTAAACTGGCCGCCAATGCGTCCCATATTTGCACTCCGTGAAATGTTTCCCCGACTGGGTGAATATCTGATTCTGGCGGCCTCGCGAAGGTTTCTGCGAAGAGCCGCGATGATGCACGCCAATGATCAATTGAAGGAGTGA